The Gemmatimonadaceae bacterium DNA window TAAGGGTGGTGCGTGGGCTCGATTAGCGCAGTGTGAAGTCGGTGCGCTGCTGAATGGGGTGATTATTGCTTTCCAAGCGAGCGACGGCGGTGAAGTCGCCGGTACGTCCGTGCGGATTCCATGACTCCTCGTATGTGACGGACTCGTTCGCGCCCAAGAGCGTATTGCGGACTGCTTGGGTGAACATGCGGCCGTCGCTCCAGCGCCAGACTTCATGGCCAGTGGAGTCGAGGATGACGACGTCGTGGGTTTTGCCGGATGGGAAATCGATTTCGACCGCGTGATCGGCGACGTTCGTGACGCGCAGGCTGACTTTGACGTTATGGTCGACGCTGACGTGCGCGGCGGAGGTCAGCGCAGCGGTAGTGACTTTTTTGGGTACGGTATCCGATTGCGAGTGCTCGTTCGTCGTGCTGGCGGCGGACTCGTTGTGTTTGGCGTGGGGGCTCCAGGCCACGAACACGGCGCCTGCGCAGAGTAGCCAGATGACGAAACGGGAGGTCATGAGATTGAGACCGGCCGGGGAACGGGGGCGGTCGCACGGGCAAAGGGAGAAGCAGAATCTGAGGGCGAAGTTATCAACACCGGGACGAGCCGTCAAGGGTGTAGTAACGCGTAAGTTATGTGGAGACCGAAACTTGGCGATTAGACGGTTATTATGTCCGGTGGGTTGGAGCGGGTTCTTCTTTAGCTTGCGAAAAATTTCACAAGCTCCTACATTTCCGCGCGCATGAGAGAACCGGAGCGGCGATCTGGAGCGCCCGGTTCCGGGCGCGGTGAACGTGGAATGCCAGCGGGCGGTCCATCTCCGGCCGCATTTGCGGGCTCGGGCATTCAGCTCGTGGTGTCGATTCTGGTGTTCGTGTATCTCGGCCGGTGGTTGGACGGGAAGCTTGGTACGACGCCGTGGCTGTTGGTGTTAGGAGCATTCGTGGGCGCGTTCGCCGGATTCTACTCCATGTATCGCTCGCTCACGGCGCACTCGTCGCAGCAGCGGGGCGGGCGTAGTTCCGAGCACGACGCGCATGGCGATGGAGGCGAGCGATGAAGCGGGTGATGCGTTTCGTCGCCGCTGCCGCAGTCCTGATCGTCGTTGGCGCGTTCTTGCTCGGCCTGTTGTTCCGATTGCCGGGCGATGCGCACGCGATCGAGGTGAGCGCGGTCATCGCGTTTGCGGTGCAGTCGTTTGCGTTTGCGGTCGTGTTGCTCGTTGCGGGCGCGGGCACGAACGTGTTTCCCGCTTGGGGTATGGGAATGTTGCTGCGGCTCGCGGCGCTGGCCGTGATGGGATTCTGGTTGGTGCGGGCGTTGGGGCTGCGCGCCGAGCCGGCGCTTCTCAGTTTGGCGACGTTCTTCTTCGTGACGACGTTGGTCGAACCACTGCTT harbors:
- a CDS encoding AtpZ/AtpI family protein; protein product: MPAGGPSPAAFAGSGIQLVVSILVFVYLGRWLDGKLGTTPWLLVLGAFVGAFAGFYSMYRSLTAHSSQQRGGRSSEHDAHGDGGER
- a CDS encoding BsuPI-related putative proteinase inhibitor; amino-acid sequence: MTSRFVIWLLCAGAVFVAWSPHAKHNESAASTTNEHSQSDTVPKKVTTAALTSAAHVSVDHNVKVSLRVTNVADHAVEIDFPSGKTHDVVILDSTGHEVWRWSDGRMFTQAVRNTLLGANESVTYEESWNPHGRTGDFTAVARLESNNHPIQQRTDFTLR